From Solibaculum mannosilyticum:
TAGACTTTTAATATTTTGTTGTTTTAGCAGCAAAATAAGCCGTGCATTTTGTGGAGAATGAGGTTTGGTATGAAAAAGGGAATTGTTGCTTTATTGCTTGTAACGCTTCTGTTTACTTTAATGGCCGACTTTGGGGGAAAGGAAAGTATTGTGATCTGTTCATCCGCCGAGCAGTTCCGCAATGACTGCCTGCAGGAAAAACTCAATGAAAAGTTCCCTCAGTACAATGTTATCGTCATGTACATGCCCACCGGCAAAACCGCTGCGAAAATACTCACGGAAGGTAAAAACACAGAGGTGGATATGTTGGTAGGCGTCGAAACGGGATATCTCAGAAAAATTCAAGACAGTCTTGCCGATATCTCGGGGAGAAGCAACATCCAGTATATCGACGGCCTCGGCCCGGAGAATTACGAGAACCGGTGGGTAACGTGGGAACGTTTTGCCGGCGCTATCATTGTGAACACCGAAGTCTTGGAAAAACATGGTCTGGAGGCTCCTAAAACTTATGAGGACCTTCTCAAACCGGAATATAAAAATTTAGTGGCGATGCCCGATCCTAAGTCCAGCGGCACCGGCTACTTTTTCTATAAGAATTGGGTCAATACCATGGGGGAAGACGAGGCTCTGGCCTATGTGGACAAACTGCACGATAATCTTAAGCAGTTCACGGAATCAGGATCCGGCCCCATCAAGATGCTCACACAGGGCGAAGTCGCGGTTGGTCTTGGTATGACCTTCCAGGCCGTCAGCGAAATCAACGAGGGGCAGCCTTTTGAGATTATTTATCCGCCTACCGGTTCCCCCTACTCTTTGACCGGTACAGCTCTCATCGATGGCCATCAGGATAAAACCGGTGTTTCGGAAGTTTTTGACTACATTATCAACGACTTCCTCGTGTACGACAAGGAAAACTTTTCACCAGAACTGGTTTTAGAAGATCAGAAAAACAACATCCCCAATTATCCACAGGACATCCAGTACGCCGATATGACGGGAATTGAAGATGTGGAAGAGAAAGAGAGGCTGCTGTCCATATGGAAGTATTAACACCAAAACTTTCCGTTCGGAATCTCTGTAAAAGTTATGACAATAAAATCGTGCTGAATAACCTGTCCTTTGATCTGATGGAAGGGGAATTTCTCTCCATCCTAGGCCCCAGCGGATGCGGCAAAACCACTTTATTGCGCATTCTCATCGGCCTGGAAAAGGCGGACAGCGGGGAAATCCTAAAAAGTGGAACCGATATCTCAGGGCTTTCCAGCTTTGACCGAGGGATGGGGATTGTATTCCAAAACTACGCTTTGTTCCCCAATATGACGGTGCTTCAGAATGTGCAGTACGCCTTGACCCTGCGCAAGGATACCAAAAAAGAGGCAAAGAACATCGCCATGCACACCTTGGAGCAGGTGGGGTTACTGGATCAAATCAATAAAAAACCGGCTCAGCTCTCCGGAGGACAGCAACAGCGTGTCGCCATCGCCCGTACTCTTGCCATGAATCCGGATATCATCCTGTTGGATGAACCCATTTCCGCATTGGACGTCACCAATCGTGAGATCATGAAAGCAGAATTAAAATCGCTACAGAAAAAATTCCACGCCACCATGCTGTTTATCACCCACGACCAGGAAGAAGCTTTTTTCCTCAGCGATCGCATTATGGTCATGAACAGCGGCAATGTGGAACAGTT
This genomic window contains:
- a CDS encoding extracellular solute-binding protein → MKKGIVALLLVTLLFTLMADFGGKESIVICSSAEQFRNDCLQEKLNEKFPQYNVIVMYMPTGKTAAKILTEGKNTEVDMLVGVETGYLRKIQDSLADISGRSNIQYIDGLGPENYENRWVTWERFAGAIIVNTEVLEKHGLEAPKTYEDLLKPEYKNLVAMPDPKSSGTGYFFYKNWVNTMGEDEALAYVDKLHDNLKQFTESGSGPIKMLTQGEVAVGLGMTFQAVSEINEGQPFEIIYPPTGSPYSLTGTALIDGHQDKTGVSEVFDYIINDFLVYDKENFSPELVLEDQKNNIPNYPQDIQYADMTGIEDVEEKERLLSIWKY
- a CDS encoding ABC transporter ATP-binding protein; the protein is MEVLTPKLSVRNLCKSYDNKIVLNNLSFDLMEGEFLSILGPSGCGKTTLLRILIGLEKADSGEILKSGTDISGLSSFDRGMGIVFQNYALFPNMTVLQNVQYALTLRKDTKKEAKNIAMHTLEQVGLLDQINKKPAQLSGGQQQRVAIARTLAMNPDIILLDEPISALDVTNREIMKAELKSLQKKFHATMLFITHDQEEAFFLSDRIMVMNSGNVEQLDTPHSIYQNPASDYVSSFVVDQLDKKY